One cyanobiont of Ornithocercus magnificus DNA segment encodes these proteins:
- a CDS encoding cell division protein FtsQ, whose translation MLNKHVAGWSSSWLKHAVISKQLPSRSSRTPDGNIALLRVERRRRLCQRYQQEQLVQLWRIITLLGFTTGLGFLLLRLGWTLRSPSQICIKGNVNLSAETIFQTAGLRFPQQLLDLNPQQIEQQLIHNLPIVSASVDRYLLPCSLKIHLRERRPVAMATRIGNYGKEHGLIDHAGHWIPLHIVHRSKQPLSKLVVQGWQTRQRNRIAKMLDQRNDLGTALRQILVQPDGSVSLIVEGLGLVHLGQDSSRLEQQLEAVRQIGEALPDHWRGEFTEALDLSNPSEPELQISQAKSLVKVTANSKP comes from the coding sequence AACAAGCACGTCGCTGGATGGAGCAGCTCATGGCTAAAGCACGCTGTGATCTCTAAACAGCTACCATCTAGGTCATCAAGAACGCCAGATGGTAATATTGCCCTACTGAGGGTCGAACGCCGCCGCCGCCTGTGTCAGCGTTATCAGCAGGAACAACTAGTCCAACTTTGGCGGATCATAACTCTTCTAGGGTTCACTACTGGGCTGGGCTTTTTGCTGCTAAGGTTGGGGTGGACACTGCGCAGCCCATCACAGATCTGCATCAAGGGCAATGTCAATCTATCAGCTGAAACCATTTTTCAAACAGCAGGACTGCGTTTTCCACAACAGTTGCTTGATCTCAATCCCCAGCAGATAGAGCAACAGCTTATCCATAATCTACCAATTGTTAGTGCTAGTGTAGATCGTTACCTACTACCCTGCAGCTTGAAAATCCACCTCAGGGAAAGGCGGCCTGTAGCCATGGCAACGCGTATAGGCAATTATGGTAAAGAACATGGCTTAATTGACCATGCAGGACATTGGATACCACTGCATATTGTTCATCGTAGTAAGCAGCCATTAAGTAAGTTAGTTGTTCAAGGGTGGCAGACAAGACAACGCAACCGGATTGCCAAAATGTTGGATCAGCGCAATGACCTAGGCACGGCGCTACGTCAAATCCTAGTACAGCCTGATGGCAGCGTCAGTTTGATAGTTGAAGGTTTGGGATTGGTTCATCTCGGACAAGACTCTAGTCGCCTTGAGCAGCAGCTCGAGGCGGTCCGGCAGATTGGGGAGGCTTTGCCAGACCACTGGCGCGGAGAGTTTACGGAAGCTCTTGATCTCAGCAATCCAAGTGAACCAGAACTGCAGATCAGCCAGGCCAAGAGCCTGGTAAAAGTGACTGCAAACAGCAAACCCTGA
- a CDS encoding cell division protein FtsZ, with translation MEMVSDNTTSSTEADGVFPGQAAHITEADGILPSQAAHIEVIGVGGGGSNAVNRMIMSDLDGVAYRVLNTDAQALLQSAAQHRLQLGQTLTRGLGAGGNPSIGQKAAEESRADLQQALQGADLVFIAAGMGGGTGTGAAPVVAEVAKESGALTVGIVTKPFGFEGRRRMRQADEGIARLVEHVDTLIVIPNDRLRNAIAGAPLQEAFRSADDILRMGVKGISDIITCPGLVNVDFADVRSVMTEAGSALLGIGVGSGRSRAVEAAQAAISSPLLEADQIDGAKGCVINISGGRDMTLDDMTSASEVIYNVVDPEANIIVGAVVDDALEGEIHATVIATGFESNQSYRAERPVNRLIPQTKSAGSSPGADGGGAKIPDFLRQRQLRREDN, from the coding sequence ATGGAGATGGTAAGCGACAACACGACCAGCTCCACGGAAGCTGACGGAGTTTTTCCCGGTCAGGCAGCACACATCACGGAAGCTGATGGAATCCTTCCTAGTCAAGCGGCACACATAGAGGTTATTGGCGTTGGCGGTGGTGGCAGCAATGCAGTCAATCGCATGATCATGAGCGATCTGGATGGTGTTGCTTACCGTGTTTTAAATACTGATGCTCAGGCATTGCTGCAGTCTGCCGCTCAGCACCGGCTTCAGTTAGGCCAAACCTTGACTCGTGGTCTTGGGGCGGGCGGCAACCCTAGCATTGGCCAAAAGGCTGCCGAAGAATCGCGTGCCGATCTGCAGCAAGCTCTCCAAGGAGCCGATCTTGTGTTCATTGCTGCAGGAATGGGAGGTGGCACAGGAACCGGAGCCGCGCCAGTGGTGGCAGAAGTGGCAAAAGAGAGCGGAGCACTAACTGTAGGAATTGTTACCAAGCCCTTTGGCTTCGAAGGACGTCGTCGCATGCGCCAAGCTGATGAAGGAATCGCTCGCTTGGTCGAGCATGTCGACACACTGATCGTAATTCCGAATGATCGTCTACGCAATGCTATCGCTGGAGCTCCTCTTCAAGAAGCGTTTCGTAGTGCTGACGACATACTGAGGATGGGAGTCAAAGGCATCAGCGATATCATCACATGTCCTGGCCTAGTTAACGTCGATTTCGCAGATGTGCGCTCGGTAATGACCGAAGCTGGCTCAGCACTACTCGGTATTGGCGTTGGTTCGGGCCGTTCTCGGGCAGTGGAAGCAGCTCAGGCAGCAATTAGCAGTCCCCTACTCGAAGCTGATCAGATTGATGGAGCTAAAGGTTGCGTTATCAACATCAGCGGCGGTCGTGACATGACTCTTGATGACATGACTTCCGCTTCAGAGGTCATCTATAATGTGGTAGATCCGGAGGCTAATATTATTGTTGGCGCTGTGGTCGACGATGCACTCGAAGGGGAAATTCACGCTACGGTTATTGCAACAGGCTTCGAAAGCAACCAATCCTACCGAGCCGAGCGTCCGGTTAACCGTTTGATTCCCCAGACCAAATCCGCAGGGAGCTCCCCAGGTGCTGATGGTGGCGGGGCGAAAATCCCTGATTTTTTACGCCAGCGTCAATTGCGGCGGGAGGACAACTGA